One Oryza brachyantha chromosome 3, ObraRS2, whole genome shotgun sequence DNA segment encodes these proteins:
- the LOC102721819 gene encoding uncharacterized protein LOC102721819 isoform X1, with the protein MSLSKVEVNLIRLLQAAPRQQNQAKLVHYVTTARELLEQLGTEATPEGISSVSKAKLSEYSEKIEALAARLAAPEPENEMPIDENREEESSYEGEKPGNPVSLSSGLRRRPIAHMDVGPSSHERKDRDIRAPIKLDAEAQAHIEKHRKLQEDLTDEMVELARQLKESSLTMHQSVQQTEKILGSTERAVEHSLASTGRATTRAAEVYSLASKTTCFQWLLILLMTCMFIMVVLLIRVT; encoded by the exons ATGTCGCTTAGCAAGGTTGAAGTGAACTTGATAAGGTTGCTTCAAGCGGCTCCTCGGCAGCAGAACCAGGCTAAGCTTGTCCAT TATGTAACCACAGCCAGGGAATTGTTGGAGCAGCTAGGAACAGAAGCTACTCCAGAAGGGATATCAAG TGTATCAAAAGCTAAATTAAGTGAGTATTCAGAAAAGATCGAAGCATTAGCTGCACGGCTTGCTGCTCCAGAG CCGGAAAATGAAATGCCAATTGATGAGAatagagaggaagagagctcTTATGAAGGAGAAAAGCCAGGAAATCCAGTATCATTATCATCAGGATTGCGTAGGAGACCAAT AGCTCACATGGATGTTGGACCTAGCAGTCATGAGAGAAAAGATAGAGACATTAGGGCACCCATTAAGTTGGATGCGGAAGCACAGGCTCACATTGAGAAGCATAG GAAGCTGCAAGAGGATCTGACTGACGAAATGGTTGAGTTAGCACGCCAACTGAAAGAAAGCAGTCTCACGATGCACCAATCTGTCCAACAAACGGAGAAG ATCCTTGGTTCCACGGAGAGAGCCGTCGAGCATAGCTTGGCAAGCACGGGGCGTGCAACCACGAGAGCCGCAGAGGTGTACTCGCTGGCTTCCAAGACAACATGCTTCCAGTGGCTGCTCATCTTGCTGATGACCTGCATGTTTATCATGGTGGTTCTGCTCATCCGGGTCACCTGA
- the LOC102721819 gene encoding uncharacterized protein LOC102721819 isoform X2: MSLSKVEVNLIRLLQAAPRQQNQAKLVHYVTTARELLEQLGTEATPEGISSVSKAKLSEYSEKIEALAARLAAPEPENEMPIDENREEESSYEGEKPGNPVSLSSGLRRRPIHERKDRDIRAPIKLDAEAQAHIEKHRKLQEDLTDEMVELARQLKESSLTMHQSVQQTEKILGSTERAVEHSLASTGRATTRAAEVYSLASKTTCFQWLLILLMTCMFIMVVLLIRVT; the protein is encoded by the exons ATGTCGCTTAGCAAGGTTGAAGTGAACTTGATAAGGTTGCTTCAAGCGGCTCCTCGGCAGCAGAACCAGGCTAAGCTTGTCCAT TATGTAACCACAGCCAGGGAATTGTTGGAGCAGCTAGGAACAGAAGCTACTCCAGAAGGGATATCAAG TGTATCAAAAGCTAAATTAAGTGAGTATTCAGAAAAGATCGAAGCATTAGCTGCACGGCTTGCTGCTCCAGAG CCGGAAAATGAAATGCCAATTGATGAGAatagagaggaagagagctcTTATGAAGGAGAAAAGCCAGGAAATCCAGTATCATTATCATCAGGATTGCGTAGGAGACCAAT TCATGAGAGAAAAGATAGAGACATTAGGGCACCCATTAAGTTGGATGCGGAAGCACAGGCTCACATTGAGAAGCATAG GAAGCTGCAAGAGGATCTGACTGACGAAATGGTTGAGTTAGCACGCCAACTGAAAGAAAGCAGTCTCACGATGCACCAATCTGTCCAACAAACGGAGAAG ATCCTTGGTTCCACGGAGAGAGCCGTCGAGCATAGCTTGGCAAGCACGGGGCGTGCAACCACGAGAGCCGCAGAGGTGTACTCGCTGGCTTCCAAGACAACATGCTTCCAGTGGCTGCTCATCTTGCTGATGACCTGCATGTTTATCATGGTGGTTCTGCTCATCCGGGTCACCTGA